The genomic region CGGTGTCCCCGTCGTGCGGGGTGTGGCACGGCCGCAGCGTGCGGGCCAGCCCGTCGTGGGCGGCCACCGCGACCCGCCGGCAGCCTGCCGGGCTGAGCGCGGCGTCGGTGGCCACCACCGCGATGGTGGTGTTGAGCGGGCTGAACTCCTGATGGCGGGCGGCGTAGGCGGCGATCTGGTCGGCGGGCGGGCGGCGCAGCCCGAACTCCTCGATCTGGTAGGCCAGCCAGGGCAGCCCGGTGGCCGGGTCGATCGCGTCGCCCGCGGCGTTGACCACCACGATGGCCCCGACCGTGACGCCGGAGGCGAGCTGTGTGGACGCCGTGCCCACCCCGCCCTTGAGCACACCGACCCGCGCGCCGGTGCCGCCGCCGACGGTGCCGACCGCGACGTCGGTGCCCGCGGTGCGGGCGGCCTCGTAGCCGAACTCCGCGGTCGGCCGGCACTGCCATCCGCCGACCGGCAGGTCGAACACCACCGCGGCGGGCACGATCGGCACCACCCCGCCGTCGAGCGCGACGCCGCGGCCCTGCTCCTCCAGCCAGCGCATCACCCCGTCGGCGGTCGCCAGCCCGTAGGCGCTGCCGCCGCTGAGCACCACGGCGTCGACGTGCCGCACGGAGTTGATCGGGTCGAGCAGGTCGGTCTCGCGGGTGCCGGGCGCGCCGCCTCGGCCGTCGACGCCGCCGACGGTGCCCGGCGGCGGCAGCACGACGGTGGTGCCGCTGGCCCACCCCGAGCCGAGCGTGACATCCGGGTCGATCCGCTGGTACTGCCCGACGCGGATTCCCGCCACATCGGTGATCGACCCGGGTGCGTTCATCTGTTCTTTCCCATCAATCCGAGAACCAGGTACTCCTGCAGCACGGTCAACCAGTGGTACACATCGAGGTGACCGGACATCGGGTGGTCGGGCGGCAGCGCGTCGGGGCTGTCCGGCCCGATGTTGAGCATGGTCCCCAGCGCCAGCCGCATGTCGTTG from Mycolicibacterium phlei harbors:
- a CDS encoding P1 family peptidase, whose amino-acid sequence is MNAPGSITDVAGIRVGQYQRIDPDVTLGSGWASGTTVVLPPPGTVGGVDGRGGAPGTRETDLLDPINSVRHVDAVVLSGGSAYGLATADGVMRWLEEQGRGVALDGGVVPIVPAAVVFDLPVGGWQCRPTAEFGYEAARTAGTDVAVGTVGGGTGARVGVLKGGVGTASTQLASGVTVGAIVVVNAAGDAIDPATGLPWLAYQIEEFGLRRPPADQIAAYAARHQEFSPLNTTIAVVATDAALSPAGCRRVAVAAHDGLARTLRPCHTPHDGDTVFALATGAVEVPLDPRTPASMSPEVPLVSEVGAAAADVLARAVMVAVLSATSVAGIPSYRDMLPGAFE